A window of the Gemmatirosa kalamazoonensis genome harbors these coding sequences:
- the ribD gene encoding bifunctional diaminohydroxyphosphoribosylaminopyrimidine deaminase/5-amino-6-(5-phosphoribosylamino)uracil reductase RibD, whose protein sequence is MDDAAFMRRALRLARRGWGSTAPNPMVGAVVVRDGEIVTEGWHARYGGPHAEAAALAAAGDRARGATVYVTLEPCNHHGKTPPCSDALIAAGVRRVVVAAEDPHPVAAGGAKKLRAHGIEVVTGVEREAARELNAPFFHALASDRPWVVLKLALSLDGAVADDTRRPGWLTGRAARREVHRLRAGSDAVAVGIGTALADDPELTVRDASAPRVPPLRVVFDRSARLPDVSRLVRTARDVPTAVVVSPHTPAARLNDLEGAGVRVVRAATLHDALRALRADHDVRSLLVEGGAGLASALWTAGLVDRLITFQAPVVLGRGALPAFGDVPAARAEAARRLPIVARRAFGDDLMTIYAVHTLESR, encoded by the coding sequence ATGGACGACGCCGCCTTCATGCGGCGCGCGCTGCGGCTCGCCCGCCGCGGCTGGGGATCGACGGCGCCGAACCCGATGGTCGGCGCCGTCGTCGTTCGTGACGGCGAGATCGTGACCGAGGGCTGGCACGCGCGCTACGGCGGCCCGCACGCCGAAGCCGCAGCGCTCGCGGCGGCCGGCGACCGCGCCCGCGGCGCCACCGTCTACGTCACGCTCGAGCCGTGCAACCATCACGGCAAGACGCCGCCGTGCAGCGACGCGCTGATCGCCGCCGGCGTTAGGCGCGTCGTCGTCGCCGCCGAGGATCCGCATCCGGTCGCCGCGGGTGGAGCGAAGAAGCTGCGCGCGCACGGCATCGAGGTCGTGACGGGCGTCGAGCGCGAGGCCGCGCGCGAGCTGAACGCGCCGTTCTTCCACGCGCTCGCGTCGGACCGCCCGTGGGTCGTCCTGAAGCTCGCGCTCTCGCTCGATGGCGCGGTCGCGGACGACACGCGGCGTCCGGGTTGGCTCACCGGGCGCGCCGCGCGCCGCGAGGTGCACCGACTGCGCGCGGGGAGCGACGCCGTGGCCGTCGGCATCGGCACCGCGCTCGCCGACGACCCCGAGCTGACCGTGCGCGATGCGTCCGCGCCGCGCGTGCCGCCGCTGCGCGTGGTGTTCGATCGGAGCGCGCGGCTCCCCGACGTGTCGCGCCTCGTGCGCACCGCGCGCGACGTGCCCACGGCGGTCGTGGTGAGCCCGCACACGCCCGCCGCGCGCCTGAACGATCTCGAGGGCGCCGGCGTTCGCGTCGTGCGCGCGGCGACGCTGCACGACGCGCTGCGCGCGCTGCGGGCCGACCACGACGTGCGCTCGCTGCTCGTGGAAGGGGGCGCCGGGCTCGCCTCGGCCCTCTGGACGGCCGGGCTGGTCGACCGGCTGATTACCTTTCAGGCACCCGTCGTACTCGGCCGTGGCGCGCTGCCCGCGTTCGGTGACGTGCCGGCGGCCCGCGCCGAGGCGGCGCGGCGGCTGCCCATCGTCGCGCGGCGCGCGTTCGGCGACGACCTCATGACCATCTACGCCGTGCACACCCTGGAGTCCCGCTAG
- the argS gene encoding arginine--tRNA ligase, translated as MSAPDRIRSELARAAQALGAPDGIDVILERPRDPSFGDWTTNLAMTLARTLKRPPRDIAQSLVATMSLADAGVSSADVAGAGFINFKLDPAFVARGILPILARDGQYGRDTEWIGERVVVEFVSANPTGPLHVGHGRQAALGDAISTLLEWTGWQVSREFYYNDAGTQIENLAKSTWIRVSQRIGVDAAIPEGGYNGEYIKDIAESFVAQCGMPDGVTLTAGVAAINAGDRPVHDDLFEEMRRHAVQMLRGEQNLDLQAFGVAFDTYFLESSLYAPGSAREATPDIASDDMSAVDATVEALVRAGHTYEEDGALFLRTTAYGDDKDRVMRKSAAKGGDYTYFVPDVAYHVTKWERGFKRAINVQGSDHHGTTARVRAGLQALGLGIPPGYPEYVLHQMVTVTRGGEEVKISKRAGSYVTVRDLIDWVGRDAVRYFYLQRKGDSHLVFDVDLARSQSEENPIYRIQMAHARMSGIFRQGELDAASMKWDDVDVALLAEPAEQELINALADFPRVVSQAAEALEPHRVALYLLDTAGLVHGWYHKHHVLGQEAPLMTARLALARAAQIVLRNGLTILGISAPDRM; from the coding sequence ATGAGCGCGCCCGACCGGATCCGTTCCGAGCTCGCGCGCGCGGCCCAGGCGCTCGGCGCCCCCGACGGCATCGACGTCATCCTGGAGCGGCCGCGCGATCCGTCGTTCGGCGACTGGACGACGAATCTGGCGATGACGCTCGCCCGCACGCTGAAGCGGCCGCCGCGCGACATCGCGCAGTCGCTCGTCGCGACGATGAGCCTCGCCGACGCCGGCGTCTCGTCGGCCGACGTCGCCGGCGCGGGGTTCATCAACTTCAAGCTCGACCCCGCGTTCGTCGCGCGCGGCATCCTCCCGATCCTCGCGCGCGACGGGCAGTACGGGCGCGACACGGAGTGGATCGGCGAGCGCGTGGTGGTGGAGTTCGTGAGCGCGAATCCCACCGGGCCGCTGCACGTCGGCCACGGACGACAGGCGGCGTTAGGCGATGCCATCTCGACGCTGCTCGAGTGGACGGGATGGCAGGTGTCGCGCGAGTTCTACTACAACGACGCCGGCACGCAGATCGAGAACCTCGCGAAGAGCACCTGGATCCGTGTCTCGCAGCGCATCGGCGTCGACGCCGCGATTCCCGAGGGCGGCTACAACGGCGAGTACATCAAGGACATCGCCGAGTCGTTCGTCGCGCAGTGCGGCATGCCGGACGGCGTCACGCTGACGGCCGGTGTCGCGGCGATCAACGCCGGCGACCGCCCGGTGCACGACGACCTGTTCGAGGAGATGCGCCGGCACGCGGTGCAGATGCTCCGCGGCGAGCAGAACCTCGACCTGCAGGCGTTCGGCGTCGCGTTCGACACGTACTTCCTGGAGTCGTCGCTCTACGCGCCGGGCTCCGCCCGCGAGGCGACCCCGGACATCGCGTCGGACGACATGAGCGCCGTGGACGCGACGGTGGAGGCGCTCGTGCGCGCCGGTCACACGTACGAGGAGGACGGCGCGCTGTTCCTCCGCACCACCGCGTACGGCGACGACAAGGACCGCGTGATGCGCAAGAGCGCGGCGAAGGGCGGCGACTACACGTACTTCGTGCCCGACGTCGCGTACCACGTGACGAAGTGGGAGCGCGGCTTCAAGCGCGCCATCAACGTGCAGGGGAGCGACCACCACGGCACGACGGCGCGCGTGCGCGCGGGGCTGCAGGCGTTGGGCCTCGGCATCCCGCCGGGCTATCCGGAGTACGTGCTGCACCAGATGGTGACCGTGACACGCGGCGGCGAGGAGGTGAAGATCTCCAAGCGCGCCGGCTCCTACGTCACGGTGCGCGATCTCATCGACTGGGTGGGGCGCGACGCGGTCCGCTACTTCTACCTGCAGCGCAAGGGCGACTCGCACCTCGTGTTCGACGTCGACCTCGCGCGCTCGCAGAGCGAGGAGAACCCGATCTATCGCATCCAGATGGCGCACGCGCGGATGAGCGGGATCTTCCGCCAGGGCGAGCTGGACGCGGCCAGCATGAAGTGGGACGACGTCGACGTCGCCTTGCTCGCCGAGCCGGCCGAGCAGGAGCTGATCAACGCGCTCGCCGACTTCCCACGCGTCGTGTCGCAGGCCGCCGAGGCGCTCGAGCCGCACCGCGTGGCGCTGTACCTGCTCGACACCGCGGGGCTGGTGCACGGCTGGTACCACAAGCACCACGTGCTGGGCCAGGAGGCGCCGCTCATGACGGCGCGTCTCGCGCTCGCTCGCGCCGCGCAGATCGTGCTCCGCAACGGCCTCACCATCCTCGGCATCTCGGCGCCGGACCGGATGTAA
- a CDS encoding riboflavin synthase — MFTGLVDDVGLVERVDVTDAGREFRVRCRYDDLVDGESVACDGVCLTVREKGAGWFTVAAAFMTLERTTLGDWAAGRRVNLERALRLGDRLGGHMVQGHVDAVGTVRSAVVHEDALLIDVAVPDEIDALLVPHGSITLDGVSLTVNALPAPGILQVSIIEYTRRHTTLGDRAAGDGINVEADVIAKHVQRLIAPHLTTRT, encoded by the coding sequence GTGTTCACCGGCCTCGTCGACGACGTCGGCCTCGTCGAGCGCGTCGACGTCACGGACGCCGGGCGCGAGTTCCGCGTGCGCTGTCGCTACGACGACCTCGTCGATGGCGAGAGCGTCGCCTGCGACGGCGTGTGTCTCACGGTGCGCGAGAAGGGCGCCGGCTGGTTCACGGTCGCGGCGGCGTTCATGACGCTCGAGCGCACCACCCTCGGCGACTGGGCCGCGGGCCGGCGCGTGAACCTCGAGCGTGCGCTGCGCCTCGGCGACCGCCTCGGCGGCCACATGGTCCAGGGACACGTCGACGCCGTCGGCACCGTGCGCTCGGCCGTGGTGCACGAGGACGCGCTGCTGATCGACGTCGCGGTTCCCGACGAGATCGACGCGCTGCTCGTGCCGCACGGCTCCATCACGCTGGACGGCGTGAGCCTCACCGTGAACGCATTGCCCGCGCCCGGCATTCTGCAGGTGTCGATCATCGAGTACACGCGCCGCCACACGACGTTAGGCGACCGCGCCGCCGGCGACGGCATCAACGTGGAGGCCGACGTGATCGCGAAGCATGTCCAGCGTCTGATCGCGCCACATCTGACAACACGCACGTGA
- a CDS encoding PfkB family carbohydrate kinase, whose protein sequence is MSVLVVGSIALDSVETPFGKADHVLGGSGTFFSASASHLTPVQLVGVVGNDYPLDQLQPLAKRGVDLAGVEQADGPSFRWRGRYRHDLNSAETLETHLGVFSHFAPKIPAQFREAPFVFLANIDPRLQLQVLDQVEKPTLVACDTMNFWIESRRPELLELFAKVDMVLLNDGEARQLTEKTNLVHAAKWILERGPKYVIIKKGEHGAFMFSADSVFYAPAYPLENIFDPTGAGDSFAGGFIGYLARTGDLGEANMRRAVIYGSAMGSFAVEQFSIGRLLDVTRDDIDRRVREFRQLVSFETELAEQGA, encoded by the coding sequence ATGTCCGTACTGGTCGTCGGATCCATCGCGCTCGATTCCGTCGAGACGCCGTTCGGCAAGGCCGATCACGTGCTCGGCGGCTCGGGCACGTTCTTCTCCGCCTCCGCGTCGCACCTCACGCCGGTGCAGCTCGTCGGCGTCGTCGGCAACGACTACCCGCTCGATCAGCTGCAGCCGCTCGCGAAGCGCGGCGTCGACCTCGCCGGCGTGGAGCAGGCGGACGGGCCGTCGTTCCGCTGGCGCGGCCGGTATCGCCACGATCTCAACTCCGCCGAGACGCTCGAGACGCACCTCGGCGTGTTCTCGCACTTCGCGCCGAAGATCCCGGCGCAGTTCCGCGAGGCGCCGTTCGTGTTCCTCGCGAACATCGATCCGCGGCTGCAGCTGCAGGTGCTCGACCAGGTCGAGAAGCCGACGCTCGTCGCGTGCGACACGATGAACTTCTGGATCGAGAGCCGCCGTCCGGAGCTGCTGGAGCTGTTCGCGAAGGTCGACATGGTGCTGCTGAACGACGGCGAGGCGCGTCAGCTCACCGAGAAGACGAACCTCGTGCACGCGGCGAAGTGGATCCTCGAGCGCGGCCCGAAGTACGTGATCATCAAGAAGGGCGAGCACGGCGCGTTCATGTTCAGCGCCGACTCGGTGTTCTACGCGCCGGCGTATCCGCTCGAGAACATCTTCGACCCTACGGGCGCGGGCGACTCGTTCGCCGGGGGCTTCATCGGCTATCTCGCGCGCACCGGTGACCTCGGCGAGGCGAACATGCGCCGCGCGGTGATCTACGGCTCCGCGATGGGCTCGTTCGCGGTGGAGCAGTTCTCCATCGGCCGGCTGCTCGACGTCACGCGCGACGACATCGATCGGCGCGTGCGCGAGTTCCGCCAGCTCGTGTCGTTCGAGACGGAGCTCGCGGAGCAGGGCGCGTGA
- the purM gene encoding phosphoribosylformylglycinamidine cyclo-ligase, which yields MSDASRGGSGMDYRAAGVDLDAADAAKHRLKRLVESTLTDGARGRFGGFGGMFRVPPGARAPLLVASADGVGTKVKVAVEANRLDTVGHDLVNHCVNDVLVQGARPLFFLDYVAFGKLDPTAVEAVVAGVAAGCRENGCALIGGETAEMPGVYTPPDFDLAGFIVGWVEEDAVLGPDRVRDGDAIVGLESTGLHTNGYSLARRIVLERMRLGPHDAFPDGDGTVADALLAVHRSYLPALEPVLDRVHAMAHITGGGLPGNLDRALPPHFDAVVDADSWEVPPLFRALERAGGVARDEMFRTFNMGVGMTVITPPEHAGAVIASAQARGVRAWRLGRVRPGSGRVAIEGAAAGA from the coding sequence GTGAGCGACGCATCGCGCGGCGGCTCGGGCATGGACTATCGCGCGGCCGGCGTCGACCTCGACGCCGCTGACGCCGCGAAGCACCGCCTCAAGCGCCTCGTCGAGAGCACGCTCACCGACGGCGCGCGCGGCCGCTTCGGCGGCTTCGGCGGCATGTTCCGCGTGCCGCCGGGCGCACGCGCGCCGTTGCTCGTCGCGAGCGCCGACGGCGTCGGCACGAAGGTGAAGGTCGCCGTCGAGGCGAACCGGCTCGACACGGTGGGCCACGACCTCGTGAACCACTGCGTGAACGACGTGCTCGTGCAGGGCGCGCGCCCGCTGTTCTTCCTCGACTACGTCGCGTTCGGCAAGCTCGATCCCACCGCGGTCGAAGCGGTGGTGGCCGGCGTCGCCGCGGGATGCCGCGAGAACGGCTGCGCGCTCATCGGCGGCGAGACCGCGGAGATGCCCGGCGTCTACACGCCGCCCGACTTCGACCTCGCCGGCTTCATCGTCGGCTGGGTCGAGGAGGACGCGGTGCTCGGTCCGGATCGGGTCCGCGACGGCGACGCGATCGTCGGGCTGGAGAGCACCGGACTGCACACGAACGGCTACTCGCTCGCGCGCCGCATCGTGTTGGAGCGCATGCGCCTCGGCCCGCACGACGCGTTTCCCGATGGTGACGGCACCGTCGCCGACGCGCTGCTCGCGGTGCACCGCTCGTATCTCCCCGCGCTCGAGCCGGTGCTCGACCGCGTCCACGCGATGGCGCACATCACCGGCGGCGGTCTGCCCGGCAACCTCGATCGCGCGCTCCCGCCGCACTTCGACGCCGTCGTCGACGCCGACTCGTGGGAGGTCCCGCCGCTGTTCCGCGCGCTGGAGCGCGCCGGAGGCGTCGCGCGCGACGAGATGTTCCGAACGTTCAACATGGGCGTGGGTATGACCGTCATCACACCGCCGGAGCACGCGGGCGCGGTCATTGCCTCCGCCCAGGCGCGGGGCGTGCGCGCCTGGCGGCTCGGCCGCGTGCGGCCCGGCAGCGGCCGCGTGGCGATCGAGGGCGCGGCCGCCGGTGCCTAA
- a CDS encoding acyl-CoA mutase large subunit family protein produces MTDDRLSPSGIPVCLTYRPDDAPVDYARDLGDAGRFPFTRGVQPTMYRGRLWTMRQYAGFGTAAETNARFKLLLEAGQTGLSTAFDLPTQMGFDSDSPRALGEVGRVGVAIDTVEDMHALLADLPLDRVSTSMTINATAAILLAMYVVVAEERGIPRASLSGTVQNDILKEYIARGTYVFPPGPSLALTAEMFRFCAAEVPQWNPISISGYHIREAGATAVQELAFTFANGVEYVRQAVRAGLAVDAFAPRLSFFFAAHNDLFEEVAKFRAARRLWARLMRERFGASDASARLRFHTQTGGVTLQAQQPLNNVVRVTVQALAAVLGGTQSLHTNGYDEALALPTAEAATLALRTQQIVAHESGAAQTVDPLAGSYYVEALTNEIEARATELLAQVDDMGGSPEAIARGFFQEEIARSAYEYQLRVERGEAVVVGVNRFGDGSEPPIIPAPDFSSLERAQVGALAEVRARRDASAVRDALGAISDAARPYVEPDAERPPLMPLVIDAVRARASVGEITDALAAVWGHYTPTM; encoded by the coding sequence ATGACCGACGACCGCCTCTCCCCCTCCGGCATCCCCGTCTGCCTCACGTATCGTCCCGACGACGCGCCCGTCGACTACGCGCGCGACCTCGGCGACGCCGGCAGGTTTCCGTTCACGCGCGGCGTGCAGCCCACGATGTACCGCGGGCGCCTGTGGACCATGCGGCAGTACGCCGGTTTCGGCACCGCCGCGGAGACCAACGCGCGCTTCAAGCTCCTGCTCGAGGCGGGGCAGACCGGGCTCTCCACCGCGTTCGACCTGCCGACGCAGATGGGCTTCGACTCCGACTCGCCGCGCGCGTTAGGCGAGGTGGGGCGCGTCGGCGTCGCGATCGACACGGTCGAGGACATGCACGCGCTGCTCGCCGATCTGCCGCTCGACCGCGTGTCGACGTCGATGACGATCAATGCGACGGCGGCGATCCTGCTCGCGATGTACGTCGTCGTGGCGGAGGAGCGTGGCATCCCGCGCGCGTCGCTCTCCGGCACGGTGCAGAACGACATCCTGAAGGAGTACATCGCGCGCGGCACGTACGTCTTCCCGCCGGGGCCGAGCCTCGCGCTCACCGCCGAGATGTTCCGCTTCTGCGCGGCCGAGGTGCCGCAGTGGAACCCGATCTCCATCTCCGGCTACCACATCCGCGAGGCCGGCGCGACCGCGGTGCAGGAGCTCGCGTTCACGTTCGCGAACGGCGTGGAGTACGTGAGGCAGGCGGTGCGGGCGGGGCTCGCGGTGGACGCGTTCGCGCCGCGGCTGTCGTTCTTCTTCGCCGCGCACAACGACCTGTTCGAGGAAGTCGCGAAGTTCCGCGCCGCGCGGCGGCTGTGGGCGCGGCTGATGCGCGAGCGGTTCGGCGCGTCGGACGCGAGCGCGCGGCTCCGCTTCCACACGCAGACCGGCGGCGTCACGCTCCAGGCGCAGCAGCCGCTCAACAACGTCGTGCGCGTCACGGTCCAGGCGCTCGCCGCGGTGCTCGGCGGCACGCAGTCGCTGCACACGAACGGCTACGACGAGGCGCTCGCGCTCCCGACGGCGGAGGCGGCGACCCTGGCGCTCCGCACGCAGCAGATCGTCGCCCACGAGAGCGGTGCCGCGCAGACCGTCGACCCGCTCGCCGGCAGCTACTATGTCGAGGCGCTCACGAACGAGATCGAGGCGCGCGCGACCGAGCTGCTCGCGCAGGTCGACGACATGGGCGGCTCGCCGGAGGCGATCGCGCGCGGCTTCTTCCAGGAGGAGATCGCGCGCAGCGCGTACGAGTACCAGCTCCGCGTCGAGCGCGGCGAGGCGGTCGTCGTCGGCGTGAACCGCTTCGGCGACGGCAGCGAGCCGCCGATCATCCCCGCGCCGGACTTCTCCTCGCTCGAGCGCGCGCAGGTCGGCGCGCTGGCCGAGGTGCGCGCGCGCCGCGACGCGAGCGCGGTGCGCGATGCGTTAGGCGCCATCTCCGACGCCGCGCGCCCCTACGTCGAACCAGACGCCGAGCGTCCGCCGCTCATGCCGCTCGTGATCGACGCGGTGCGCGCCCGCGCGTCCGTCGGCGAGATCACCGACGCGCTCGCGGCGGTCTGGGGCCACTACACGCCGACGATGTGA
- a CDS encoding FmdB family zinc ribbon protein has product MPTYEFRCANGHVFDQFHKISEAPSTAVCPTCGAVAERAISGGAGLVFKGSGFYLTDYGKNAHRTSGPPAKESKESSSGGESGGGTKSSDAGSSSASSSSASSSSSSSSSSSSSSAPKSGGDGGAKGAA; this is encoded by the coding sequence ATGCCGACTTACGAGTTCCGCTGCGCGAACGGCCACGTGTTCGACCAGTTCCACAAGATCAGCGAGGCGCCGAGCACCGCCGTGTGCCCGACGTGCGGCGCCGTGGCCGAGCGCGCGATCTCCGGCGGCGCGGGGCTCGTGTTCAAGGGGAGCGGCTTCTACCTGACCGACTACGGCAAGAACGCGCACCGCACGAGCGGGCCGCCGGCCAAGGAGTCGAAGGAGTCGTCGAGCGGTGGCGAGTCGGGCGGCGGCACGAAGTCTTCCGATGCCGGGTCGTCGAGCGCGTCGTCGAGCAGCGCGTCGAGCTCCTCGTCGAGCTCCTCGTCGAGCTCCTCCTCCTCGGCCCCGAAGTCCGGCGGCGACGGCGGCGCGAAGGGCGCCGCATGA